The following coding sequences are from one Hippopotamus amphibius kiboko isolate mHipAmp2 chromosome 9, mHipAmp2.hap2, whole genome shotgun sequence window:
- the LOC130860199 gene encoding olfactory receptor 4A47-like, with amino-acid sequence MEPRNNVTYFVLLGLTQNPKEQKVLSVMFLLFYVLTLVGNLLIVVAVIGSKTLHSPMYFFLASLSFIDLMYSSSISPRLISDLFFGESTISFEFCVIQLFTEHLFGGSEVFLLLVMAYDRYVAICKPLHYLVIMRQRVCIVLLVVSWVGGFLHSVIQLSTIYWLPFCGPNVIDHFMCDMFPLLELVCTDTYVTGILVVANGGLICTIVFLLLLISYVVILQSLKNLSQEGRRKALQTCGSHITVVVCFFVPCIFVYANPAKTFSTDKSLSVFYAIITPMLNPLIYSLRNSELTNAMKKFWIKKYVKW; translated from the coding sequence ATGGAACCAAGGAACAACGTAACTTACTTTGTCCTCCTGGGCCTCACACAGAATCCAAAGGAGCAGAAAGTCCTTTCTGTCATGTTCTTGCTCTTCTACGTGTTGACCCTGGTGGGCAACCTGCTCATTGTTGTGGCTGTAATAGGCAGTAAGACCCTGCACTCACCGATGTACTTTTTCCTTGCTAGCTTATCATTTATAGACCTAATGTATTCCTCTTCTATTTCGCCCAGATTGATTTCAGACTTGTTCTTTGGGGAAAGTACCATATCTTTTGAATTTTGCGTGATCCAGCTCTTTACTGAGCACCTTTTTGGTGGGTCAGAGGTCTTCCTTCTGTTGGTGATGGCCTAcgaccgctacgtggccatctgcaagcccttGCATTATCTGGTTATCATGAGGCAAAGGGTGTGTATCGTGCTGCTGGTGGTGTCCTGGGTTGGAGGTTTTCTGCACTCAGTAATTCAACTTAGCACTATTTATTGGCTCCCATTCTGTGGGCCCAATGTCATTGATCACTTTATGTGTGACATGTTCCCCTTATTGGAACTCGTCTGTACTGACACCTATGTCACTGGCATCTTAGTGGTGGCCAATGGAGGACTGATCTGCACTATTGTGTTTCTGCTCTTACTCATCTCCTATGTGGTCATCCTGCAGTCTCTGAAGAACCTGAGTCAGGAAGGGAGGCGGAAAGCCCTCCAGACCTGTGGCTCCCACATCACTGTGGTCGTCTGCTTCTTTGTTCCCTGTATTTTCGTGTATGCAAACCCTGCTAAGACGTTCTCCACTGACAAATCGTTGAGTGTGTTTTATGCAATCATAACTCCTATGCTGAACCCGCTAATCTACAGTCTAAGAAATTCTGAGTTGACTAATGctatgaaaaagttctggattaaaaaatatgttaagtgGTAA
- the LOC130860200 gene encoding basic proline-rich protein-like: protein MVVPSAAHPPFCGRLRKPQIRLGGQGHKPTHQEAGYCRKSWNPSHLRSLSPTREWATDPGFLCSQPYIYSVQLQIQDPGPAPATPRTQLHPPVGWHQPQALNTTGQRQPQDHQCPSLSRVRTPPIHQPKLPAPGNQEPQPCPPGAQHALWHPETPPSETQPLWPADRHRPQHPASPIPGKLPARIRERPAPHPPVVHTTPGPPGPCSQLCQSTDHRPACRAHPGSPGPRSTHPQNDPSSATHGGPQLASQGWTPPTRGPAPGLGPHRAP, encoded by the coding sequence ATGGTGGTGCCCAGCGCGGCCCACCCGCCTTTCTGTGGCAGACTAAGGAAGCCCCAGATCAGGCTAGGTGGGCAAGGACACAAACCCACCCACCAGGAGGCTGGCTACTGTAGGAAGTCCTGGAACCCCAGCCACCTGAGATCACTCTCACCCACCAGGGAGTGGGCAACAGACCCAGGATTCCTTTGCTCCCAACCATACATATATTCAGTCCAACTCCAGATTCAggacccaggccctgccccagcgACTCCAagaacccagctccacccacccgTGGGCTGGCACCAGCCCCAGGCCCTGAACACAACTGGTCAGCGCCAGCCACAGGATCACCAGTGCCCTTCACTCAGCCGTGTCAGGACTCCGCCCATTCACCAGCCGAAGCTACCAGCCCCAGGAAACCaggagccccagccctgcccaccaggagCCCAGCACGCGCTCTGGCACCCCGAGACGCCACCCTCGGAGACACAGCCACTGTGGCCAGCGGACAGGCACCGGCCCCAGCACCCAGCCTCTCCCATTCCTGGGAAGCTACCAGCCCGGATACGGGAGAGGCCTGCGCCCCACCCCCCCGTCGTCCACACGACCCCAGGACCCCCGGGGCCCTGCAGCCAGCTGTGCCAAAGCACGGACCATCGACCCGCATGTCGGGCGCACCCCGGGTCCCCCGGGCCCCGCTCCACCCACCCTCAGAACGACCCCAGCTCTGCAACACACGGGGGCCCCCAGCTAGCCAGCCAGGGCTGGACGCCGCCCACCCGCGGGCCAGCACCAGGCCTGGGACCCCACCGTGCTCCTTAG